The Symphalangus syndactylus isolate Jambi chromosome 23, NHGRI_mSymSyn1-v2.1_pri, whole genome shotgun sequence genome has a window encoding:
- the LOC129473491 gene encoding V-type proton ATPase 16 kDa proteolipid subunit c-like, whose translation MSESKNAPPSLPGYASFFAVMGASAAMVFSSPRAAYGTVKSGAGIAAMSVMRPELIIKSISPAVMAGIIAIYGLVVTVLIANSPNDDISLYRSCLQLGAGRSVGLSGLAAGLAIDIAADAGVRATAQQPRLFMAMILILIFPEVLGLYGPVVALILSTE comes from the coding sequence ATGTCCGAGTCCAAGAACGCCCCCCCCTCCCTCCCCGGGTATGCTTCGTTTTTCGCCGTCATGGGCGCCTCGGCCGCCATGGTCTTCAGCTCGCCTCGCGCTGCCTACGGCACGGTCAAGAGCGGTGCCGGCATCGCGGCTATGTCTGTCATGCGGCCAGAGCTGATCATAAAGTCCATCTCCCCAGCGGTCATGGCTGGCATCATCGCCATCTATGGCCTGGTGGTGACAGTCCTCATCGCCAACTCCCCGAATGACGACATCAGCCTCTACAGGAGCTGCCTCCAGCTAGGCGCCGGCCGGAGCGTGGGCCTGAGCGGCCTGGCAGCCGGCTTGGCCATCGACATCGCGGCGGACGCCGGTGTGCGAGCCACGGCCCAGCAGCCGCGACTATTCATGGCCATGATCCTGATCCTCATCTTCCCCGAGGTGCTCGGCCTCTACGGTCCGGTCGTCGCCCTCATCCTCTCCACAGAGTAG